Below is a genomic region from Sulfitobacter guttiformis.
CGAATCATTAGGGGATTCCCTTTGCGAATCACCTGTGCCATACAGTTAACACCACCCGACAAGAGGTGGCATTCAAGGCAGTTTCTACAGGTATCCATAGGCATCAGCGCATGAGCAAACCCGCATTCGGACCACTCTTTTTCTTTGCGATTGCTTTTGCGCTGAGCCTTTACTTTATGTTTGCGGCTGTTCAGGGCGATTTCGGTCTTTTCCGTCGCGCCGAAATACTGGCCGAAGCCAACGATATGCGTAACCAGCTGGTGCAGGTGCGCGCTGAAGTGGCCGAGATGGAAAACCTCACCCGCCGCCTTTCGGACGATTATCTCGATCTTGACTTGCTCGACGAGCAGGCCCGCTCGGTCCTTGGGTTGCTGCGCACCGACGAGATTGTTATCCGTTAATTCAATTTGACGAAGCAATTCCGGCCATTGCACGCCACACAATACAGGCCTGCACAAAGCCCCCTCGCAATCTTCAATCGAATCCGTTATGATATAGTTTAACGTTAAACTATATCAGGCGCGGGATGTACTGCGCCAACGGGAGGATTGCTGAATGGCCGCTAAAAAGCCTGCGTCAAAGACGACGCCATCCAATGTCTCAGCCGAAGAGCTGAAGGCCTATTACAAGGACATGTTGCTGATCCGCCGGTTCGAGGAAAAGGCGGGGCAACTCTACGGGATGGGTCTGATTGGCGGCTTTTGTCACCTCTATATCGGTCAGGAAGCGGTTGTTGTGGGCCTTGAGGCGACGGCAAAGGAAGGTGACAAGCGCATTACATCCTACCGCGATCACGGTCATATGCTGGCCTGCGGTATGGATCCCAAGGGTGTCATGGCCGAGTTGACGGGTCGCGAGGGCGGCTACTCCAAGGGTAAGGGCGGCTCGATGCACATGTTCTCGAAAGAGAAGCATTTTTACGGCGGCCACGGCATTGTTGCAGCGCAGGTGCCGCTGGGCGCGGGTCTGGCCTTCTCGGACAAGTACAAAGGCAATGACAATGTTACATTCACCTACTTTGGTGATGGTGCAGCAAATCAGGGTCAGGTTTACGAAGCCTACAACATGGCAGAGATTTGGGATCTGCCTTGTATCTTTGTGATTGAAAACAACCAATACGCGATGGGCACCTCGACCAAACGTTCCACTCACTCCCCCAGCTATTGGGAGCGCGGTGCCGCCTATGGCATTCAGGGCGAAGAAGTGGACGGTATGGATGTGCTGGCAGTAAAGGCAGCGGGCGAGACTGCTGTGGCGCACTGCCGTGCGGGCAAAGGCCCCTATATTCTGGAAATCAAAACCTACCGGTACCGCGGCCATTCGATGTCAGATCCGGCCAAATACCGGACCCGCGAGGAAGTGCAGAAGATGCGCAGCGAGCGTGATCCGATTGAGGCGATACGCACACTCCTTCTTACTGGTAAGCACGCGACCGAAGATGATCTGAAGGCGATCGACAAGGAAATAAAAGCCGTGGTGAACGAGAGCGCCGAGTTCGCCAAAGAGAGCCCCGAGCCGCACCTCGACGAGCTGTGGACCGATATTTACGCAACCGAAGTCCCGCAGGAGGCCTGAGCAAATGGCAACTGAAATTCTTATGCCCGCCCTGAGCCCCACCATGGAAGAAGGCACGCTGGCCAAATGGCTGGTCAAGGAGGGCGACAAGGTCTCCTCCGGTGATGTTATGGCGGAAATTGAAACAGACAAGGCTACGATGGAGTTCGAGGCCGTGGATGAAGGCGTCATGGGGAAAATCCTCATCGCCGAGGGCACGGAAGGCGTAAAGGTCAATACGGCGATTGCGATCTTGCTGGAGGAAGGCGAGGACGCTTCGGCATTAGAAACCGCAACCGAGAAACCAGCCACAGCACCGGTGCCCGTTGATAAAGAGCAATCGTCAGAGACTGCACCCGCTGCGGGGATGGCGCACCCTGCCCCTAAAACAGATAGGACACCCGACTGGCCCGAAGGCACCAAACTCAAACAACAGACTGTGCGCGAGGCATTGCGCGATGGCATGTCCGAAGAAATGCGCCGCGACGATTCTGTATTCTTGATAGGTGAGGAAGTCGGTGAGTATCAGGGTGCCTACAAGATTTCCCAAGGTATGCTGGACGAGTTTGGCGCCAAGCGCGTCATCGACACGCCCATCACCGAGCATGGCTTTGCCGGAATTGCCACAGGTGCGGCGTTCGGCGGACTGCGCCCCATTGTAGAATTCATGACCTTCAACTTCGCAATGCAGGCGATTGACCAGATCATCAACTCGGCTGCCAAGACGCTGTATATGTCCGGTGGACAGATGGGCGCACCCATGGTGTTCCGCGGGCCTAACGGTGCCGCGGCGCGTGTCGGGGCACAGCACAGCCAAGATTACGCAGCCTGGTATATGCAGATTCCAGGTCTGAAGGTTGCAATGCCCTACTCTGCTTCGGATTATAAAGGTCTCATGAAAACAGCGATCCGTGATCCCAACCCAGTGATCTTTCTCGAGAATGAAATCCTTTATGGTCGCACCTTTGATGTGCCGGACATGGACGATTACACCGTGCCATTCGGTAAGGCGCGGATATGGCGCGAGGGTGACGACGTGACTATCGTAAGCTTTGGCATCGGTATGACCTATGCCCTTGAGGCGGCGGAAAAGTTGGCCGAGGACGGGATCAACGCCGAGGTGATTGACCTGCGCACCCTGCGTCCGATGGACACTGATGCGATCCTGAAATCGGTGATGAAAACCAACCGGTTGGTGACAGTCGAAGAAGGCTGGCCTCAGGGGTCCGTTGGCAGCTATATCAGCTCGGTTGTGATGCAGGAGGCATTTGACTATCTCGACGCCCCTGTGATCTGCTGCACCGGTAAGGACGTTCCGATGCCCTATGCCGCCAACCTTGAGAAACATGCACTTGTGACGACCGCCGAGGTGATCGAGGCCGTCAAAAAAGTTACCTATAAATAAGGAGCGGACAGTATGCCCACAGAAATCCTCATGCCCGCCCTCTCGCCGACAATGGAAGAAGGCACGCTGGCCAAATGGCTGGTCAAGGAAGGCGACACTGTCGCTTCCGGTGATGTGATGTGCGAAATCGAAACTGACAAGGCGACGATGGAGTTCGAGGCGGTCGACGAAGGGGTGATCGGGAAAATCCTGATCGCCGAAGGCACCGAAGGGGTCAAGGTCAACACCGCTATCGCAGTGCTGCTCGAAGAGGGCGAAAGCGCTGGCGATATCGCAGAGGCCTCACCACCCAAGGCAGAGGCATCCAGTAAGGTAGCGCCTGCCGAGGCGTCGGATGCCACCGCCCCTGCAAAAGGCCATGGACGTGGTGAAACAGATGCGACGCCAGAGCCAACACCCGCAGCAGGAAACAAGAGCGACGGCAACAGGCTGTTTGCTTCACCGCTTGCACGGCGGATTGCGGCGCAAAAGGGTCTCGACCTGACGCAGGTAAAGGGCTCGGGCCCACACGGCCGGATCGTAAAAGCGGATGTGGAGGGTCTTGAAAAATCAGAAGCCACCCCTGCTCAAGCGACCAAAAGCGACACGCCAAACGCGGTATCCGCTGCGGCGTCCATGCCGGCCGGTGCATCAAGTGATACAATCGCCAAGATGTATGCAGACCGGGAATACGAAGAGATCACGCTGAACGGGATGCGCAAAACCATTGCCGCGCGCCTCACCGAAGCCAAGCAGACGGTGCCGCACTTCTATCTGCGCCGGGACATCCAGCTCGATGCGCTGATGGCGTTCCGCGCACAACTCAACAAACAGCTTGAGCCACGGGGGGTGAAGCTGTCGGTGAATGACTTCATCATCAAGGCCTGCGCTCTGGCGCTGCAACAGGTGCCCGATGCGAATGCCGTCTGGGCAGGTGACAAAGTGTTCAAGCTCAAGCCATCGGATGTGGCCGTGGCCGTTGCCATTGAGGGCGGGCTCTTCACTCCTGTGCTCAAGGATGCTGAAATGAAATCACTCTCGGCACTGAGTGCGGAGATGAAAGACCTCGCGGCCCGCGCCCGTGATCGCAAACTTGCACCGCATGAATACCAAGGTGGCAGCTTTGCAATCTCCAATCTTGGGATGTTCGGTATCGATAACTTTGATGCTGTGATCAACCCGCCGCACGGGGCAATCCTTGCTGTGGGGGCGGGTACGAAAAAGCCTGTCGTCGGCGCAGACGGCGCGCTGGGGATTGCTACGGTAATGTCGGTTACCCTGTCTGTAGACCACCGTGTGATCGACGGCGCATTAGGCGCAGAGCTTCTGAATGCGATCAAGGATAACCTCGAAGCGCCGATGACCATGTTGGCCTAAATAGCCCTAATTACATCCAATAAGATAAAGTAAAAGCCGGAGAAACTCTCCGGCTTTTACAATTCAATAACTAAATTGGGATTGCTAAAACAGCAATTTAGTCTTCCCACGGTCCCAGCATATGGTTCATCGACATCGAGGGCTGGTCACACCCTGCCTCACCGACAATGCGAGCTGGAATCCCCGCCACTGTCTTGCACGGAGGCACGTCCTCCAGCACGACAGAGCCTGCGGCGATTCGGCTACAGTGACCAATGCGGATGTTACCAAGCACCTTTGCACCGGCACCGATCAATACCCCGTCCCCGATCTTCGGGTGGCGGTCTTCCTCTTCCTTGCCCGTTCCGC
It encodes:
- a CDS encoding pyruvate dehydrogenase complex dihydrolipoamide acetyltransferase; its protein translation is MPTEILMPALSPTMEEGTLAKWLVKEGDTVASGDVMCEIETDKATMEFEAVDEGVIGKILIAEGTEGVKVNTAIAVLLEEGESAGDIAEASPPKAEASSKVAPAEASDATAPAKGHGRGETDATPEPTPAAGNKSDGNRLFASPLARRIAAQKGLDLTQVKGSGPHGRIVKADVEGLEKSEATPAQATKSDTPNAVSAAASMPAGASSDTIAKMYADREYEEITLNGMRKTIAARLTEAKQTVPHFYLRRDIQLDALMAFRAQLNKQLEPRGVKLSVNDFIIKACALALQQVPDANAVWAGDKVFKLKPSDVAVAVAIEGGLFTPVLKDAEMKSLSALSAEMKDLAARARDRKLAPHEYQGGSFAISNLGMFGIDNFDAVINPPHGAILAVGAGTKKPVVGADGALGIATVMSVTLSVDHRVIDGALGAELLNAIKDNLEAPMTMLA
- the pdhA gene encoding pyruvate dehydrogenase (acetyl-transferring) E1 component subunit alpha, whose protein sequence is MAAKKPASKTTPSNVSAEELKAYYKDMLLIRRFEEKAGQLYGMGLIGGFCHLYIGQEAVVVGLEATAKEGDKRITSYRDHGHMLACGMDPKGVMAELTGREGGYSKGKGGSMHMFSKEKHFYGGHGIVAAQVPLGAGLAFSDKYKGNDNVTFTYFGDGAANQGQVYEAYNMAEIWDLPCIFVIENNQYAMGTSTKRSTHSPSYWERGAAYGIQGEEVDGMDVLAVKAAGETAVAHCRAGKGPYILEIKTYRYRGHSMSDPAKYRTREEVQKMRSERDPIEAIRTLLLTGKHATEDDLKAIDKEIKAVVNESAEFAKESPEPHLDELWTDIYATEVPQEA
- a CDS encoding FtsB family cell division protein — encoded protein: MSKPAFGPLFFFAIAFALSLYFMFAAVQGDFGLFRRAEILAEANDMRNQLVQVRAEVAEMENLTRRLSDDYLDLDLLDEQARSVLGLLRTDEIVIR
- a CDS encoding pyruvate dehydrogenase complex E1 component subunit beta encodes the protein MATEILMPALSPTMEEGTLAKWLVKEGDKVSSGDVMAEIETDKATMEFEAVDEGVMGKILIAEGTEGVKVNTAIAILLEEGEDASALETATEKPATAPVPVDKEQSSETAPAAGMAHPAPKTDRTPDWPEGTKLKQQTVREALRDGMSEEMRRDDSVFLIGEEVGEYQGAYKISQGMLDEFGAKRVIDTPITEHGFAGIATGAAFGGLRPIVEFMTFNFAMQAIDQIINSAAKTLYMSGGQMGAPMVFRGPNGAAARVGAQHSQDYAAWYMQIPGLKVAMPYSASDYKGLMKTAIRDPNPVIFLENEILYGRTFDVPDMDDYTVPFGKARIWREGDDVTIVSFGIGMTYALEAAEKLAEDGINAEVIDLRTLRPMDTDAILKSVMKTNRLVTVEEGWPQGSVGSYISSVVMQEAFDYLDAPVICCTGKDVPMPYAANLEKHALVTTAEVIEAVKKVTYK